A window of the Eleutherodactylus coqui strain aEleCoq1 chromosome 8, aEleCoq1.hap1, whole genome shotgun sequence genome harbors these coding sequences:
- the LOC136577728 gene encoding gamma-crystallin-3-like isoform X2, translating into MGKIIFYEDRNFQGRSYECSSDCSDLHSFFNRCNSIRVENGNWMLYEHPNYTGHQYFLRRGEYPDFQQWLGFNDSIRSCRIIPQVSQPQRGSYRIRIYEREDFRGESMEFLEDCPSVHERFNYHDIYSCNVFDGHWIFYEQPNFRGRQYYLRPGEYRRYTDWGSVNARVGSFRRVRENY; encoded by the exons ATGGGAAAG ATCATCTTTTACGAGGACAGGAACTTCCAGGGCCGCTCCTATGAGTGCAGCTCAGACTGTTCTGACCTTCATTCTTTCTTCAACCGCTGCAACTCCATTCGTGTCGAGAATGGAAACTGGATGCTGTATGAGCACCCCAACTATACCGGGCACCAGTACTTTCTGAGGAGGGGAGAGTACCCGGACTTCCAGCAGTGGCTAGGCTTCAATGACTCCATCAGGTCTTGCCGTATTATTCCTCAGGTAAGTCAGCCT CAACGCGGTTCCTACAGAATAAGGATCTATGAAAGGGAAGACTTCAGAGGAGAAAGCATGGAGTTTTTAGAGGACTGCCCCTCAGTCCACGAGCGCTTTAATTATCATGATATCTACTCCTGTAATGTCTTTGATGGCCACTGGATCTTTTATGAGCAGCCCAACTTCAGGGGCCGCCAGTATTACCTGAGACCCGGAGAGTACAGGAGATACACTGACTGGGGCTCTGTCAATGCCCGGGTTGGATCCTTCAGACGGGTGAGGGAAAACTATTGA
- the LOC136577728 gene encoding gamma-crystallin-1-like isoform X1, which translates to MGKIIFYEDRNFQGRSYECSSDCSDLHSFFNRCNSIRVENGNWMLYEHPNYTGHQYFLRRGEYPDFQQWLGFNDSIRSCRIIPQQRGSYRIRIYEREDFRGESMEFLEDCPSVHERFNYHDIYSCNVFDGHWIFYEQPNFRGRQYYLRPGEYRRYTDWGSVNARVGSFRRVRENY; encoded by the exons ATGGGAAAG ATCATCTTTTACGAGGACAGGAACTTCCAGGGCCGCTCCTATGAGTGCAGCTCAGACTGTTCTGACCTTCATTCTTTCTTCAACCGCTGCAACTCCATTCGTGTCGAGAATGGAAACTGGATGCTGTATGAGCACCCCAACTATACCGGGCACCAGTACTTTCTGAGGAGGGGAGAGTACCCGGACTTCCAGCAGTGGCTAGGCTTCAATGACTCCATCAGGTCTTGCCGTATTATTCCTCAG CAACGCGGTTCCTACAGAATAAGGATCTATGAAAGGGAAGACTTCAGAGGAGAAAGCATGGAGTTTTTAGAGGACTGCCCCTCAGTCCACGAGCGCTTTAATTATCATGATATCTACTCCTGTAATGTCTTTGATGGCCACTGGATCTTTTATGAGCAGCCCAACTTCAGGGGCCGCCAGTATTACCTGAGACCCGGAGAGTACAGGAGATACACTGACTGGGGCTCTGTCAATGCCCGGGTTGGATCCTTCAGACGGGTGAGGGAAAACTATTGA